A genomic region of Bdellovibrionales bacterium contains the following coding sequences:
- a CDS encoding class I fructose-bisphosphate aldolase — protein sequence MTPRVREILSWYGSENPGVLANMARLLNHGRLGGSGKMVILPVDQGFEHGPARSFAKNPDGYDPAYHMQLAIESGCNAYAAPLGSLEACVRDYAGEIPLILKINNSETLFEVKGSPISALTSSVEDALRLGCSAIGFTIYPGSEKRKAMYEEIAAASRLAKQAGLVVVVWAYARGTDLSKQGETGIDVIAYCAQIAAQLGAHIIKVKPPTSYVEQEAARKVYKEMNIKIETMADRTRHVLDSAFNGKRVVIFSGGEAKSNDELLTEVRGLAQGGAFGSIMGRNAFQRPKNESIQILHKVMDIFAGAAE from the coding sequence ATGACACCAAGAGTTAGGGAGATTTTGAGTTGGTATGGGAGTGAGAATCCTGGAGTTTTAGCAAATATGGCAAGGCTCTTGAATCACGGTCGCTTGGGAGGCTCGGGTAAGATGGTGATTCTTCCCGTCGACCAGGGCTTTGAACATGGTCCAGCTCGAAGTTTTGCCAAGAATCCAGATGGCTATGATCCAGCCTATCACATGCAACTCGCCATTGAATCCGGTTGCAATGCGTATGCGGCGCCACTGGGTTCCCTCGAAGCTTGCGTTCGGGATTACGCTGGAGAAATTCCATTGATTTTAAAGATCAACAATTCAGAGACACTTTTCGAAGTAAAGGGCTCTCCCATTTCAGCGCTCACTTCTTCTGTAGAGGACGCACTGAGATTGGGCTGTTCGGCGATTGGTTTCACCATTTATCCGGGAAGCGAAAAGCGAAAAGCGATGTATGAAGAAATCGCGGCGGCCTCCCGTTTGGCCAAGCAGGCAGGATTGGTTGTGGTTGTTTGGGCCTATGCCCGCGGTACAGATCTGTCTAAACAGGGCGAGACGGGGATTGATGTCATTGCCTACTGTGCTCAAATTGCTGCCCAACTTGGCGCTCATATCATCAAGGTGAAACCTCCAACTTCTTACGTTGAGCAAGAGGCGGCGCGCAAAGTTTATAAAGAAATGAATATTAAAATTGAAACAATGGCGGATCGCACTCGCCATGTGCTCGACTCGGCTTTTAACGGAAAACGAGTTGTGATCTTTAGCGGAGGTGAGGCGAAATCCAACGATGAGCTCCTCACTGAGGTGCGAGGTCTTGCCCAGGGTGGCGCATTCGGTAGCATCATGGGACGAAACGCGTTTCAACGCCCAAAGAACGAGTCCATTCAGATTCTTCACAAGGTAATGGATATTTTTGCAGGCGCGGCTGAGTAA
- the lysS gene encoding lysine--tRNA ligase codes for MKDQTSSENSEDAAATGPERENPLRAEKRRKLHLLRAKGIDPFPHNFKPTHEAGYICEKFGHFEPGRKEETEVVVIAGRLMTKRDMGKASFFNLKDQSGSIQVYVRVQELCENDRLAFELIDIGDHVGLTGFVFKTQKGELSVHAKSFTILCKSLEPLPEKFHGVADIEIKYRHRHLDLIMSPESCRVFEMRSRIIREIRKFLDGRGFLEVETPVLQPIYGGAAAYPFSTHHRALDMKLFLKISPELYLKRLIVGGLHKVYEVSKNFRNEGIDRSHNPEFTMLEYYEAYTDYKDQMIQFEELVATVCENVRGSKTLVYQGKELDFTPPWRRLRVLDGIKEYGGFDPAKLSDEALFEKIKSLGSDFKNQPRRGEMIMEAFELTVEKHLWQPTFILDFPVEVSPLTKKHRSESGLVERFEPVVAGMELGNAYTELNDPEDQLERLKEQESLRLIDEEAQPMDSDFIHAIDVGMPPTGGVGLGVERLVMILTDQPSIRDIIFFPTMKHK; via the coding sequence ATGAAAGATCAAACGAGTTCAGAGAACAGCGAGGATGCGGCTGCGACCGGACCGGAGAGAGAAAATCCTTTGCGAGCTGAGAAAAGAAGAAAGCTCCATTTGCTTCGCGCAAAAGGGATAGATCCCTTCCCTCATAACTTTAAACCCACTCACGAAGCGGGGTATATTTGCGAGAAATTTGGCCACTTTGAACCGGGAAGAAAGGAAGAAACAGAAGTAGTCGTTATTGCCGGTCGGCTGATGACCAAGAGAGACATGGGCAAGGCTTCATTTTTTAACTTGAAGGATCAGAGCGGTTCTATTCAAGTTTATGTGCGGGTTCAGGAGTTGTGCGAGAATGACAGACTGGCTTTTGAGTTAATTGATATCGGTGATCATGTGGGATTGACGGGTTTTGTATTTAAAACCCAAAAGGGAGAACTTTCAGTGCATGCGAAGTCCTTTACAATTCTTTGTAAATCACTTGAGCCTTTACCTGAGAAATTCCACGGCGTGGCCGACATTGAGATCAAGTATCGTCATCGCCATTTAGACCTCATTATGAGTCCAGAATCATGTCGAGTTTTTGAAATGCGCTCCCGAATCATTCGGGAAATTCGAAAATTTCTGGATGGAAGGGGATTTTTGGAAGTAGAAACTCCTGTTCTTCAGCCCATTTACGGAGGGGCAGCTGCCTATCCCTTTTCAACCCACCATCGTGCTCTCGACATGAAGCTTTTTCTTAAGATCTCTCCTGAACTCTATCTAAAAAGGTTAATCGTGGGGGGGCTTCACAAAGTTTACGAAGTTTCTAAGAATTTTCGGAACGAAGGTATTGATCGCTCTCATAATCCTGAGTTTACGATGTTAGAGTATTATGAGGCCTACACTGACTACAAAGATCAAATGATACAGTTTGAAGAGCTTGTTGCAACCGTCTGTGAGAACGTAAGAGGTTCTAAAACGCTTGTTTATCAAGGCAAGGAATTGGATTTTACTCCGCCCTGGCGCAGATTGAGAGTTTTGGATGGAATCAAGGAGTATGGCGGATTTGATCCTGCCAAGTTGTCGGATGAAGCATTATTTGAAAAGATCAAATCATTGGGTTCAGATTTTAAGAATCAACCACGTCGTGGTGAAATGATTATGGAGGCCTTTGAGCTGACTGTTGAGAAGCATCTCTGGCAGCCAACCTTTATACTGGATTTTCCCGTCGAGGTTTCTCCCTTAACGAAGAAGCATCGATCTGAATCAGGCTTGGTCGAGAGATTTGAACCGGTTGTGGCAGGCATGGAATTGGGAAATGCTTATACCGAGTTGAATGACCCAGAAGATCAACTTGAGAGACTAAAAGAACAGGAAAGTCTTCGTCTGATAGATGAAGAAGCCCAACCGATGGATTCAGATTTTATTCATGCGATTGACGTGGGAATGCCTCCGACAGGGGGAGTTGGACTTGGAGTTGAACGTCTGGTCATGATTCTGACGGATCAGCCCAGCATTCGTGATATTATTTTCTTTCCCACGATGAAGCACAAGTAG